The Candidatus Methylacidiphilales bacterium genome includes the window CTGTTCGCTGGGGGCCACGAGGCCAAAAAGTACACAGCGTCCGTCCACTGCCAGGGCCAGGGAATCAAGCGCTTCACCCACCCCGGCTTGGTGAAGAAAGAGGGTCACCGGGGTGGAGGGATCGAAGCTCGTTTCCAAATCCAAGCCGGTCTTTTTCTCCAAGTAGGCCATGACCTTGTCCAGACGCTCTTTTTTGAAGTTGGCGTTGATGCCGCTTTCCCGGAAAAAGAAAAACCAACCGATGGCAAAAACCAGGGAAAGCACCGCCGCAAGGGCCAGCAGACGCGGACGCAACTCGTTCATAGGCACTATCAACCACGGATAAACCGGGAAGTTGCAGAGAATATGTGGGAATCCACCCACTTGTCACTGCACGAGATGATGTTAACGTCCTTTCTTGATCCGCCCAGCCTCGAACTCCCCTTGAATCCACTGCATTCCCAGCACAGCGGCGACATCTTCGCTCCCAGGTACGAGTGGGTGAAGGCGGGTGACGGTTCACCCACCCTGCGCGACCAGCACCTCGGTGAAACGTTCCATCCCGAACTCGGCATGGTGCAAGAGATCCGCCATTTGCTCGACCAGCCCGAAGTAGCCATCCCCATCCATTCGTCCGAAGGACCGGTGGTGATCTGGGATCTGGGTCTGGGTGCGGGAGGCATGTCATCCGGTCTTTTGCGTCACCCGTTCCCAACCGGCAGGAAGGTGGAGGTGCACAGCTTCGATCTGCGATGGGACGCCTTCGACCTGGCCCTCGACGCCGATTCACCCCATCTTGACGGCCTCCCAGTCCGGAAATTCCGCGCCCATGGCGACGTGGCTTGGGAAGAAAACGGAAGAATCCTCCGATGGGTCATGCATTCCGGCGATCTGACCGGGATTTTCCGCGGCCAAGATCCATCGATCCCCGCTCCCGACTTGGCCGTGGTTGACCTGCATTCCCCGGAGACCCAACCAGAGTTGTGGACGCTTTCATTCTGGCAGGACGTCCACCGCTGCGCCGCCCACAAGG containing:
- a CDS encoding MnmC family methyltransferase, with translation MWESTHLSLHEMMLTSFLDPPSLELPLNPLHSQHSGDIFAPRYEWVKAGDGSPTLRDQHLGETFHPELGMVQEIRHLLDQPEVAIPIHSSEGPVVIWDLGLGAGGMSSGLLRHPFPTGRKVEVHSFDLRWDAFDLALDADSPHLDGLPVRKFRAHGDVAWEENGRILRWVMHSGDLTGIFRGQDPSIPAPDLAVVDLHSPETQPELWTLSFWQDVHRCAAHKAGVFLFHTRSTSVRATLLLAGFYVGRGRALGRKEETTLAATRPGMLTQPLGLDWLGTLERSSQGQPLLSPPYHRQPIDARYLSRLRQHPQFHP